A portion of the Malania oleifera isolate guangnan ecotype guangnan chromosome 3, ASM2987363v1, whole genome shotgun sequence genome contains these proteins:
- the LOC131151016 gene encoding uncharacterized protein LOC131151016 isoform X2 — protein sequence MAGGNPKGSSHKQPSSSSSSHRKSRWESGNNPPADQKPGASGDPKPSKPSSNPKENSTPPSAPTPSPGHPKTPADPIPKPLAGPGLIPPAAGAPLPDVAALGPPPPPTPTYGFHMLDRRTIVLADGSVRSYFALPPDYQDYAPPARPLDPAARFLPLGQGGHGPEPGGLGFDKRFQPGGVPFGREVFRDREDQFGRGRHQDYWNSLGLDGRGPVEGSLKRKFGDDEEERARREEKDSGKDEFARQRQQLLLHGNAGAIPNGFPPGVGGRVDLLAGTSSPYRRDLMDPGRGDELRSSKFMRMGGSFDSAGNKHYDVDPVALKKAYLHFVKMINENASQRKTYLENGNQGRPQCVVCGRSKDFPDMHGLIMHTYNYDNADMRVDHLGLHKALCVLMGWNYSKPPDNTKAYQFLSADEAAENQDDLIMWPPVVIIHNTITGKGKEGRMEGLGNKAMDNKLRGPSVRRS from the exons ATGGCCGGAGGTAACCCCAAGGGCTCATCCCACAAGCAGCCATCTTCTTCCTCATCTTCTCACCGTAAGTCCCGTTGGGAATCCGGCAATAACCCTCCCGCTGATCAAAAGCCTGGCGCTTCTGGCGACCCCAAACCTTCCAAACCCTCTTCCAACCCTAAAGAAAATTCGACCCCACCATCCGCCCCCACCCCTAGCCCTGGCCACCCCAAGACGCCTGCTGATCCGATCCCGAAGCCACTTGCCGGTCCTGGTCTGATTCCCCCGGCAGCCGGAGCCCCATTGCCGGACGTGGCCGCCCTTGGCCCGCCGCCCCCGCCCACTCCCACCTACGGATTCCACATGCTTGATCGGCGGACAATCGTCCTCGCCGATGGTAGTGTGAGGAGTTACTTTGCGCTTCCGCCGGATTACCAGGATTACGCACCGCCGGCGCGGCCGCTGGACCCGGCTGCTAGGTTTCTACCTTTAGGCCAGGGCGGTCACGGCCCTGAACCGGGTGGCCTAGGTTTCGATAAGCGGTTCCAACCGGGTGGTGTGCCTTTTGGCCGGGAAGTGTTTCGCGATCGAGAAGATCAGTTTGGGCGTGGCAGGCACCAGGATTACTGGAATTCGCTCGGTCTGGACGGGCGAGGGCCTGTGGAAGGCTCTCTGAAGAGGAAATTCGGGGATGATGAGGAGGAGAGGGCTCGGAGAGAAGAAAAAGATAGCGGGAAAGATGAGTTTGCGAGACAAAGGCAGCAGCTATTGCTGCATGGGAACGCGGGTGCGATCCCTAATGGGTTCCCGCCGGGTGTTGGTGGCAGGGTTGACTTATTGGCGGGGACGAGTAGTCCCTATCGGAGGGATTTGATGGACCCTGGCCGCGGTGATGAATTGAGGTCGTCCAAGTTTATGAGGATGGGAGGAAGTTTCGATAGTGCGGGTAACAAACATTATGATGTTGACCCAGTTGCCTTGAAGAAGGCCTATCTTCATTTTGTGAAGATGATTAATGAGAATGCATCTCAGCGGAAGACATACCTGGAGAATGGGAATCAAGGGCGACCTCAATGCGTTGTTTGTGGCAG GTCTAAAGATTTTCCAGATATGCATGGCCTTATTATGCATACCTACAACTATGATAATGCTGACATGCGTGTTGATCACTTGGGTTTGCATAAAGCTCTGTGTGTCCTTATGGGGTGGAATTACTCAAAGCCTCCTGATAACACAAAGGCCTATCAATTTTTATCTGCTGATGAAGCAGCAGAAAACCAGGATGATTTGATCATGTGGCCACCCGTggtgataatacataatacaattACCGGAAAGGGTAAAGAAGGGCGCATGGAAGGTTTGGGAAACAAAGCAATGGATAATAAACTTAGAG gtccgtccgtgcgtcggtcctag